In the genome of Vicia villosa cultivar HV-30 ecotype Madison, WI linkage group LG7, Vvil1.0, whole genome shotgun sequence, one region contains:
- the LOC131619337 gene encoding uncharacterized protein LOC131619337: MVASSKIASLLLPSDITTHSKFKIPVLTIETSICSIDKEFELAELLKLANLLIWDGAPTTHKFCFEELDKSFKDIMSETKNASKKIFRRKIVVFGGDFKMILPVISRGSKVDIVHEE; encoded by the coding sequence atGGTTGCATCAAGCAAAATTGCAAGTTTATTGTTACCAAGTGATATAACAACTCATTCTAAATTCAAGATTCCAGTCCTAACTATTGAAACTTCCATTTGCAGTATTGACAAGGAATTTGAACTTGCCGAGTTGTTGAAGTTAGCAAATTTACTAATCTGGGACGGAGCTCCTACGACACATAAGTTCTGTTTTGAAGAACTTGACAAAAGCTTCAAAGATATTATGAGTGAAACCAAAAATGCTTCAAAGAAGATATTTAGAAGAAAAATAGTTGTGTTTGGAGGTGATTTCAAAATGATTCTCCCTGTTATATCAAGAGGTAGTAAAGTTGATATTGTTCATGAAGAATAA